One Argiope bruennichi chromosome 5, qqArgBrue1.1, whole genome shotgun sequence DNA segment encodes these proteins:
- the LOC129968669 gene encoding myelin expression factor 2-like, producing METTDTVNEKSMDGEKWSDVMKQEQRDRRSRSPIEKNAKSNRSRDSSTNRNSRQTRNNRSRSPRGRRTRAPTNRRIYVANIPYDCKWTTIKDLFREKVGDVSYVELFEDENGKFRGCGIVEFKDSSSVQKAVDTLHRFEFKGRQLVVKEDFDVDRDKTGKPLGRIRGGGGTGGGGVGGMGVNLERDRDDYGGLGNLGNNSAPQYNTYGLSPQFLDALGITGPLTSRVFVANLDYKVTPQKLEEVFKLAGRVVKIDLKRDEDGNSKGHGTIEMGHPVEAVQAISMFNGQKFYNRTMSVRMDKKHQEDPEDKRLPEGLQSVGKGLGANGLPLHLSNSTGLNNLAPTGIAPVAGLGGVGTNNLGLVSNQITPAVVGGNAAGIPGLSGIGMGLQERNFSNLGAGVGQGLGLGTTGTAGLGNPSLIPGGLGGVSNNAAGLAGGGLGSGLGSTLTGGLGLGGLGANSVGGAGGLGYNDYDRSFDRVDDGYRNNRKPMKWSDTIVVRNLPLTYTWENVRDRFRDFGDVQSTQMKGRGVAHIRFSSETEAARAYDRMQGTRIFGRLLDVSLY from the exons ATGGAAACAACTGACACTGTGAACGAAAAAAGTATGGATGGTGAGAAGTGGTCTGATGTTATGAAACAAGAACAAAGGGATCGTCg tTCACGATCTCCCATTGAAAAGAATGCAAAATCAAATAGAAGTAGGGATTCAAGTACAAATAGAAATTCCCGACAGACTAGAAATAATAGATCACGGTCACCTCGAGGAAGAAGAACTAGAGCACCTACAAATCGAAGAATATATGTTGCTAATATTCCATATGATTGCAAATGGACAACGATTAAAGATCTGTTTAGAGAAAAAG tTGGTGATGTCTCTTATGTGGAACTTTTTGAAGATGAGAATGGAAAATTTAGAGGATGTGG caTTGTGGAATTCAAAGATTCTTCTTCTGTACAAAAAGCTGTTGACACGTTACATAGGTTTGAATTCAAAGGTCGGCAGTTGGTTGTAAAAGAg gattttgatgTTGACCGAGATAAGACTGGAAAGCCACTTGGTCGAATTCGTGGTGGTGGTGGCACTGGTGGAGGAGGAGTTGGTGGCATGGGAGTGAATCTTGAAAGAGATCGTGATGACTATGGTGGTTTGGGTAATCTTGGTAACAACAGTGCTCCACAGTATAACACGTATGGATTGAGTCCACAATTCCTGGATGCTTTGGGAATCACTGGCCCCTTGACAAGCAGAGTATTTGTTGCCAAT TTGGATTATAAAGTAACTCCTCAGAAATTAGAGGAAGTTTTCAAGCTTGCTGGTAGAGTTGTGAAAATTGACTTAAAAAGAGATGAAGATGGTAATAGTAAAGGACATGGAACAATTGAAATGGGACACCCTGTTGAAGCTGTGCAGGCAATAT CTATGTTTAATGGACAAAAGTTCTATAATAGAACTATGAGTGTTAGAATG GACAAAAAACACCAAGAAGATCCTGAAGATAAACGATTACCTG AAGGTCTTCAAAGTGTTGGAAAAGGACTTGGAGCAAATGGTCTTCCTCTGCATTTATCAA ATTCTACTGGTCTAAATAACTTGGCACCCACTGGAATAGCTCCTGTTGCTGGCCTTGGAGGTGTTGGAACCAACAATCTTGGCCTTGTTTCCAATCAAATAACACCTGCTGTTGTTGGTGGTAATGCTGCGGGCATTCCAGGTCTCTCTGGTATTGGGATGGGCCTTCAAGAACGAAATTTCTCCAATCTTGGTGCTGGTGTTGGGCAAGGGTTGGGACTTGGTACCACAGGCACTGCTGGTCTTGGTAATCCTAGTCTTATTCCTGGAGGCCTTGGTGGTGTCTCCAATAATGCTGCTGGTTTAGCAGGTGGTGGTTTGGGCAGTGGCTTAGGATCAACATTAACAGGTGGTCTAGGATTAGGAGGTCTTGGAGCTAATTCTGTAGGTGGAGCTGGTGGATTGGGATACAATGATTATGATAGATCTTTTGACAGGGTTGATGATGGATATCGCAACAATCGTAAACCTATGAAGTGGTCTGATACTATTGTTGTGAGAAAT CTTCCTTTAACTTATACTTGGGAAAATGTTAGAGACAGATTCCGAGACTTTG GAGATGTACAAAGTACTCAAATGAAAGGACGTGGTGTTGCACATATTAGGTTTTCTTCAGAAACTGAGGCTGCTCGGGCTTATG ATCGTATGCAGGGTACCCGTATTTTTGGTCGACTTCTTGATGTGtctttgtattaa